Below is a window of Sporosarcina ureae DNA.
AGCAACGATTGATTCAAAAATATTGAAAGATAGTGCCTTTAATAAGGAGTACAAATAACGGAAGCATTACTGAGTATGCAGTGTATATAGAATTCAGCAGCGATTTATGAATTATGGAGGTCGATGTGTTTGGCTAAGGATAATAAGACTCAAAGGAAAGGTAGACCTAAAGAGTGGACCGATAAAGAGTTAAAACAATTAGCTTTAGATATTAAATTTAAACTTAATGGAAAAAAGTTAACTCCTTCTCTCCTCGAAAAGGAAACTAAAGTAGGGCGTAATACATGGACGCGTCGAATGAAAGATTATATAGATGAGTTGAATGCTCCAGTAGTTTCAAGTGTTTCATTAGATGGTAGGAATGAAGCTATACTCCCAAGTATCGATCTAATCTTTGAAAAGTATGGTAATGATAAGATATCCTTGAAAAATGAATTGCTCAACCTTGAAATTTTACTATATGACTTATACAAGCAATTAAAAGATTATAAAGAAAAAGAAGAACATTTTGAAAGTGGTTTAGCAGTAATTCAAGAATTAAAAGATGATTTGAAAAAACAAAGAAAGCGTGCCCTACACTACGAGCAGCTTTATAATAATATTGTCGTTTCAAGTGTGTTCTCTCACTTGCAAGGAGAAAAGCGCTCACAAGTTAATGAGCTAAACCTAAAAGAAAAGCTTATTAACATGGAAGATTCTATAGATAATAGCACAAAGTTAGAAAATTTGTCATCATATTTTCCGGATATAAAAGATGTAACTAACGAGAGTGAAAATCAAAATCAAAATATGCAAAAGTTATTAAATAAATTTGATGTCTGAATATGAATATCGAAAAATTGTAATTAAGAACTAAACACAAGTATTATTAATAATGACTTCGCTGATTCATTTCATAAGCAAGTTAGGTTTATAAATAGGAGGACATTATAATGGTTAAAGATCTAACAAGTTCAAACACAGCCAGACAAAATATTATAAACAATGAATTTGCAATAAGCGAAATAGAACAAAGTATGGGAATAAAAGGTGTCTCATTTGAAGGAAAGATAATGTTTACCAAAGAAATGCTGGCAATTTTTTATGATGTTGATAATAGAACTATTGAACGTTATGTGGCTAGTCATTCAGAAGAATTGAAGAACAATGGTTATGAGTTATTAAGGGGAAAGAGATTGAAAAACTTTATGAGTGCGTATAGTAAAGATTTTGGTACCGACATTCATGTCGGTACCAAAACAACGGTCCTTGGTGTATTCGATTTTAGAACACTTTTAAATGTGGGTATGCTATTAGTTGAGAGTGAAAATGCAAGGGTCTTAAGACAGACGATTTTAGATATAGTAATAGATACTATCAATTCAAAGACCGGAGGGTCTACAAAGTATATAAACCAGCGTGATAGAGATTTTTTAGGCGCTTTTTTACAAGAAGAAAATTATCGAAGAGAGTTTACCGACGCATTAAATGATTGTGTTGATATGAATCAATACAAATATGCCCTTTACACTGATAAAATATATACAAGTATTTTTAAAGAAAACGCAAAAGAATATAGAGAAATTTTAAAGTTAAAAAGTAAAGATCGAGTAAGAGATACATTTTATTCTGAGATACTAGATTTAGTGGCATCATATGAGTGTGGATTAGCAGAAAAAATTCGTAAAGAGTTTGATAATAAAGGTGCGTTGCTTACAAATTGGGAAGTTGATAAAATCTTTAAAGATTTTGAGCAACAATCTCATTGGATACCTCTAATTACAAGTGGACGGAATAAAATGGCGAGTAGAGACTTAGCTTTAAGGGATGCATTCCATCAACAACTTGAAGAATATGTAAAACCGTTACCGAAGGATGAATACAATAGATTTTTAGGTACAGAGGCTTTGGAAATAGAAAAGTTGATGCAGGAAAATAAAGATGTCTTAAAAAGATTAAAGGAGCGATAAGAAATGCGTTCCATAGCTTATATTTCTTTAGAAGATGCTCTTTATGTACACACTCGAACAGTGGTTAATAGTGGAGGAGGTATGGATCAATGTATAGATTCTAATAGATTGGATAGCATACTAACACACATTCAAAATGATGATTACTATCCCAATATTGAAGATAAATTAGCGCATTTATTTTTTTGTGTTTGTAAATTCCATTGTTTTGCAGATGGAAATAAAAGACTAGCTATAACACTGTCCACTCAATTTTTATTGATAAATGGATACATGTATATAGCTAAAGACTTTATAGGTAAAACTGAGAATATTAGTTTTCATGTGGCAGCAGGTAATATTAATAAAGAATTATTACACGAGATATTTTCCTTAATGTTAATAGGAGAATATGATAATAATGAAGAAATAAAGATAAAACTGTATGAAGCGATTCGGGTCTAGTAATAAGAATACGAACTTTTAAAATCACAAGCTTAAGCCCATCCTCAATACTATTGAAGATGGACTTGGGCTTTTTTTTACATTCTAATTCTTTAATCTATTGTAAGCGTCAAATAGTGAACACATATTAATAGAAGAAGATTCGTGAGATACTCCTCCCATAGAACACATTTTGGGAGGTATTTATTTGAAAAGAAAAGAGAAAGAAGCATACTGGTCTGCGAAGATCGATGAATATCAAAACAGTGGACTAGCGCTTTCTGAATGGTGTGAAACTGCAGAGGTTGCCGTGCACAATATGAAGTATTGGCTAAGGAAGCAGTCACCAGTTAATCATACCGCACGTCAGGAGACCAGTTGGGTCTCCTGTGTAGTGGAAGAATCGATAGAGAACTCGATTTCCTTGAAAGTAAATCATGTGGATATCGAGGTGACAAGTGGCTATGATGAAACTCTGTTACTTCAAGTGATCCGGACGCTACGTCAGATATGATGAATGATCGCGCCGTTGGGCGCGTCTATCTGGCTGCTGGTCCGACAGATCTTCGGAAGTCGATTGACGGACTAGCTGTCATTGTCCAAGAGCTGTTCCAACTTGATCCTTTCTCCAAAGCACTTTTTGTCTTCTGTAATCGGAAGAGAGATAAACTCAAGATTCTATTCTGGGATCACAATGGATTCTGGCTCTATTACCGAAGACTCGAGAAAGGGCTGTTCGATTGGCCGGATCTTGAGTCTGTTCAACCACTTTCCATTTCGAGCCGACAGTTGAACTGGCTCCTGGATGGGTTACCGTTGAACCAACGTGACGCACACCCTTCAGTCTCGGCGAAAAAAGTAATTTGAGTCTACTCCTTGGAATAATTTTATGCTATTATTGTTCCTATGAGAAAACCAGACAAGAAAACCCAACTTACAATTGAAGAGCTCGAGAAGAAGAACGAACAACTCGAGCAAGAGAAGAAAAAGCTTGAGGCTCAGATGGAATGGTACAAGCAACAGTTCACTCTACTCCAACAGAAACGCTTCGGAACTTCTAGTGAGAAGACGAACAAGGACCAGTTTGAATTACCGTTGTTCAATGAGGCAGAAGTTTCTTCAGCGATCCTTCTTGTAGAGCCTACGCTTGAGACGATAAACTATACACGCAAGAAGAGAATCGGACGTGCAGATAAGTTGAAAGACCTGCCGGTCGAGATGATTCACTATGACCTCTCTGATTCGGAGAAGGTCTGTTTAGAATGCGATCATTCCATGCACGAGATGAGCACACAGATACGCAAAGAACTGAAGATCATCCCGGCGCAAGTAACAGTTGTCGAACATGTACAGCATATCTACAGTTGCCGTCATTGTGAAGAACATGCGATCAAAACACCTATTAAGAAAGCTGAGATGCCGAACCCGGTGATCCCGAAGGGATTAGCGTCTCCATCTGCCATTGCATACGTGATGACGCAGAAGTTTGCTGATGGGCTTCCTCTTTATCGACAAGAGAAACAACTCGAACGGATGGGCATTCCATTGAATCGACAGACGTTATCGAACTGGATGCTTTCGAGTACGACGCGATGGCTCAAGCCGTTCTATGATGAACTCTATCGTCGTCTTCGTGAGGAAAAGGTTCTCCATGCGGACGAAACTGTCCTGCAAGTTCTCGACGAACCAGGGAAAAGGGCGGAATCAAAATCCTATATGTGGCTTTATCGGACAGGTAGAGACTCTAAGACACCGATCGTACTCTTTGATTATCAAGCAAGTCGTGCCAAAGAGAATCCGCAAAAGTTTTTAAAAGGCTACCAGGGTTATCTCCATGTGGATGGCTATGCAGCCTACGAGTCTATTCAAAATGTGGAGCTCGCTGGCTGCTGGGCCCATGCTCGCCGTAAATTCGATGAGGCACTCAAGGCATTAAAAGGTGCGCCAGCTGGTGCAGGTCGAACGACGGTCGCTAAAAAGGGACTCGATTTCTGCAACCGATTGTTCGCAATTGAACGCAAGACGAAAGATAAAATGCCTGAAGAACGACTTGAAATAAGGAAAAACGACAGTCAGCCTGTGCTGGATGATTTTTTGGTATGGCTAAAAGAACAAAAAGAAATTGTCGCTCCGAAGACTGCAACTGGGACTGCCATCTCCTATACGCTTAAACAATGGCCTAAACTGATAACATTTATGAAAGATGGTCGTATCGAGATCGACAATAATCGAGCAGAGCGATCAATAAAACCTTTCGTAATCGGTAGAAAAAACTGGCTTTTTGCAGTTTCCACAAGAGGTGCTACTTCAAGTGCAATCGCCTATAGTCTCGTAGAGACCGCAAAAGAGAATGGCATAAACCCCTTCTTCTACCTGCAGTTCCTTTTCGAAGAACTTCCTCAACGTAATCTTGAAAAAATCGAGGAGTTTGAAGACTTGATGCCTTGGTCGAAGACCTTACCAAAGAATTGTTATATCCAGTCAAAGAAATAGAAAATGCCCCGAAGAATCTTTAATCGATTCTTTGGGGCATTTTCTTTTATATGAAACAACGTGTTCATTTTTTGACGCTTACAATCTATTTACGTAGTTACTTTATATACTTGTCGTGTATGTTACTTTCATAATTCTTTACTAAGATTTTCCCCATATTAAATAACTGCTTCCAATCTTCATCAATAACTATTTCATTTATCAAATCTAATTTTCCCAGAGCTTGATAAACATCTTTAAGATCTACTATCTCTTCATTGCAATTCTTATCAGCAATAGTAGAAAATAACGTTGTGAATTTCTTGAATTCATTGTCAAATAAATTGCTCTTTACTAATATGAAGTTATCTTCGTCTCCCTTAGAGATAAGTGGAACTTCGATATCTATTACTTTTCGTAAGTAATAGAAGACAGAATCGAGTTCAGGAGACTTTTTAAGTACTATTATAGAATAAAGTGAAAACTCGGTAGTATCAAAGAAGTAAAGAGAACGATACAATACATATATTTCTTCTACTTCTTTTAAAATCTCTTTAGTGATAATGTTCTGCATTTCTTTTCTGTTGTTTAAGTACTCTTTCAACTGGCTAGGTAAATCCATATTAGCAATGATTGTTGAAAAGTCCTTCACCAGTCTCCCCTCTTCCATAATTAGATTAATAATAAATTTATTATAGCATATATATACGTTGTGCAGACTATAGTCCGTGGACTGAATGTCACATTTCTTTAAGTATTAAAAGAAAAGGAATGTGGTGTGGTTCATGGAAATTGAAGTGGCTTTTGGAAGTGTATTGAAGAATTTTAGAATTGAAAAATCATTATCTCAAGAAGCACTTGCTCATCTATGCGAATTAGATAGAACATATATTAGTCTTATGGAAAGAGGAAAAAGAAATCCAACTTTGAATACTGTTTTTGCATTAGCAAAAGGGCTAGATGTTTTACCGAGTGCTCTTGTAATAGCAACTCAAGAAGTATTAAGTTAAGTAAAATAGAGTATCTGTCTAATTAAATTATAATATATTATTATAGTTAGGAATTTCAGATGACATATAGTATGTTAGAATTTTATTATCGGAAAATTAATAATAGTATATAGATGTTCTATTCTATTTTGCTGCTAGTTATATATCATACTGAAATAGAAATAGAAATAGAAATAGAAATAGAAATAGAAATAGAAATAGAAATAGGAGAGATGAGATCTTGCAGAACTATATATTTAACCGCAAATATATAAAAGAAAATCTTGCTCGTTGGAATACTGCTAATATCGATAAGTTCAGTGAAAAACATAAAATAATAAAAAATTGGAATTACTCTCTTACTCAAAGTAATTTAACTAAGACAAAAGAGGTATCCATTCAAGGAGATTTTCTGTCTCAAATATTCACAGAAGTACTTGGTTATAATGGGCGTATAGGGAAGAAAATATGGAATATTCAGGCTGAAAAAACAACTGAAGTGGATGGAACTGTTGCTGACGGTTCTTTAGGATTTTATTCTGACACTATTAGTGATACTAGAGTTGTCATTGAACTCAAAGACGCAAGGACTGATTTAGATACAAAGCAAAAAAGGAGTAATAGTCAATCTCCTGTTGAACAAGCTTTTTCATATCAATATAAGCATCGTAATTGTAAGTGGGTCATTGTTTCTAATTTCAAAGAAATAAGACTATACAATTCCTCAACTATGACTGAATATGAGCAGTTTTTAATAGAAGACTTAGCAGCTGATGAAGATGAATTTATAAAATTTTATCACCTTTTAAGCTTTGAAAATTTAATAAATCGCGATGGATCTTCTTTCGTAGATGAGTTACACGCGAAAAATGAAATTGAAGAACTTAACATATCAGAGGCGTTTTACAAAGAGTATAAAATTGCTAGACAAAGACTTTATCAACATCTTGTAGATGAAAATAAAGAGATCAATGAAATCACCCTCTTAGAAAAGACACAAAAGATATTAGATAGATTTATTTTTATATGTTTTTGTGAAGACAACAAATTGTTGCCAACTAATGTTTTTAGACAGTTAGTACAAACAGCAAAATCGTCTTACGAGTTCAGTGATCAGAGAATATGGAGTCAGTTAAAAGGTCTGTTCTCATCTATCGACAAAGGTAACCAACCAATGAATATCAATCGTTTTAATGGTGGATTATTTAAGGAAGACGATGTTCTAGATAGATTAATTATTAAAGACACTATTTTCTATTTATTCGAAAAAATTACTGATTATGATTTTGACTCAGAACTGGATGTAAATCTACTAGGTCATATTTTCGAACAATCTATAGCAGATATTGAAGAACTAAAAGCTGAAATACGTGGTGAGGATTTTGATAAAACTAAGAGTAAACAAAAAAAGGAAGGCGTATTTTATACCCCTCCATTCGTAACCCAGTTTATTGTAAGAAGAACTATTGGGGAATGGTTTGAACAAAAGCGTATCGATCTTGGAGAAAATGAATTAATAGAGTTGACTGAAGAAGATTTCCGAAAACAAGCAGAGAAAAATAAAAATAAAAGAATTAAAAAGAAAACCAATCTAGAGAAACACGTCGACTTCTATGTCAGATTGCAAGAAGCAATACGAGAAATAAAAATTTTAGATCCAGCTTGTGGGTCTGGAGCATTTTTAAATGCTGCGTTTGACTATTTACATCAAGTAGGTACTGAAGTTAGTAGTAAAATTGAAGAACTAACAAGAATACCCGATCTATTTGCTTTAGATAAGCACATTTTGAAATATAATTTATACGGTGTGGATTTAAACAAAGAAAGTATTGAGATTACAAAATTATCTCTGTGGTTAAAAACGGCTAATAAACGTGATCCTTTAACATCTCTAGATGAAAATATCCTTTGTGGAAATTCGGTTGTTAATGATTCCGACTACGACGCTAATCCATTTGATTGGCAATCTTCATTTAAAGATGTATTTGATAATGGAGGATTTGATATCGTAATAGGAAATCCTCCTTATGTAAGACAAGAGTTAATTGTCGGTATTAAAAAACATCTAAGTAAGGAGTTTAAAGAGACATACCATGGTAGGGCCGACTTATACGTATATTTCTTTGAAAAGGCTTTTCAAGTATTAAAACCTGGTGGCAAAATGGGCTATATATGTTCATCGAAATATACGACAACAACTTATGGATATCCATTAAAATCTTATCTCTTAGAAAATGCTAGAATTCGTTATTTTATGGATTTTGATGATCTTGACGTGTTTAAAGGTATTATTGCATACCCTTCAATCTTTATTGCAGATAAGGAAAAAGGATTTAAAGACCATGAAATCAAGTACTGTCACTTCGAGGAGTTAGATATTGCTTTAGATTCTTACTTTGAAAAGAACTGGAGACCGTATCAACAATCAGACATGGTACCAGATACGTGGAATTTCTTGGAGAGTAACATATACGCATTAAATGAAAAGCTTCTTACTAAGTATGACACCTTGGGAAATATTCTTGGAAAACCAAATGCCGGAATAAAAACTGGAAGAAATCCTGCATATATATTATCTAATCAGCAGGCAAAAGAATTGATAGAAAAAGACGAGGTAAATAAAGAGATTATAAAACCTTATATGAATGGAAAGGATGTCAAACCTTATCAAGCAGCTCCAAAACATTCAATTATATTTCCATATGTAGAGAATAAAGAAAAAGGCGAACTCGAACTTGTTAATATAGAGGATTATCCTTTAGTTGAACAACACCTTGCTCAGTTTAAAGAAAAACTAGAGGCAAGAGCGATTATTAAAGACGGTTTAGAAAGTGGTATGAAGATGTGGTACGAATACCAGCAAATGAACAAATCTTTTTCGTTCGACAAAGTTTATATAACTTATCCTGACATTGCTAACCGCAGTTCCTTTGCTTTGACGAAAGGAGCTGTCTTAGATATGACATTATTTTGGATAGAAACCAAAGAACCTTATCGAGAGTTAGCTATTTTAAACTCATCAATATTTAATTTTCTATTTAATTTAGTCTCAACAGATGCAAAGGGTGGGTACAAACGATTCAAGAATACTTTTATGACGAGGATACCATATATAAACGTCGGAACAGATCAAAGTCTTGGCCGACTAGTTAAAGACAGTATGAAGCATTCTATATTAGAATCGAGATTCCAAGATAGTGTATTGTCATTTGTTACAGAGAAATTTGGAATACAAAATGTAAATGAAAAAATGGAGAAGTGGTTCTCAATTCCGTCCCAAGAGTTTGTAAAAGAGCTGAACAAACAAAAAATCAAACTATCACAAAATGATGAGTTTTATCTTTTTGAATTATTTGAAACAAAAAAAGCTGAACTTAATAAGATACAAGAGGATGGGGAGCTATTGCATAGTGAAATTAATAAAGAAGTAGTAAAACTGTATGGTCTTACTGAAGAGGAGAAGAGCTTTATAGTTCTTTAAAATTCTCTGATTATTAAAGGTAATGTATTTGATGATAATCAACAAGAATTATCATTTCATAACTTCTGGATAAATCTAAAAAGATTTCAGAAATGAAGACGTTATACCTTAAATATAAGTTAGATCAATCATTTATAAAGTCTTTTTACTACAATTAGATTATCTTAAGTAGGAGAGATGCAAATGTACAAACCACATACCGAATGGAAAGTGCCGCTAGATAACAATAAGTTATGGAGATATATGGATTTCACTAAATTCGTGGATTTACTTATAAGTAACTCACAATTTTTTTGTAGAATTGATAAGTTTGAAGATACTTTTGAGGGACATCCTACAAAGGGTACTTTGAAGTTTGCAGAGGCTGTTGGAAATCCGTACGCTACTATAGAGTATTACGATAGTGTCGAATATTTACAAGGATTAAGAAAGCTTTATTATATAAATTGTTGGCATCAAAATGATTATGAATCGGCTGCAATGTGGAAATTGTATCTTCAAAGTAACGAAGGAATAGCAATTCAAACGAACTTTAAAAGGTTAAAAGATTCTATTATCGATAAGAGAGGTATTACTGGTGGACTTGTAAAATACGTTGATTACGATACTCATGAATATTGGGGAGATAACCTAACTGAGTATTTTGTTATGAAACGAATGTCTTTTTCACATGAAAATGAATTTCGTTTATTCTTAATTCCAGAAAGTATTCCATCAGCCGAAGACTTGAAGAATATAGAAAAAGGACCATACGGTGTTGGAACTAATGTAGAGTTTGATACAGTCCAACTTATTGAATCCGTCTATTTATCTCCAAATTCACCTGATTGGTTTTTAGATTTAGTTAAAAAAACTATAACAAAAATATTAGGTATAGAAATTCCGGTCTATCAATCTGATCTAAACAAACTTCCTTAAATAATAATTATAGTGCGGTGGATTAGTTTTTTGTTTTTTCGTCATCAATGCTTTGTTTTTCCATACTCTTAATATTTCGCAGCTGGTAAACCTATTCGCAGTCATTGGTATAATCTGCGGCAATCGATAGTGAAAACTATAGCAGTTGTGGTGCATACTTTGGGTGTATACAATGCTAGGATTACAAAAGGAAGCATTAAGTTAGTAAACAAAATGCTTCCTTTTGCTATTGCCTATTTTTCTATCTATTTTCAAATTCAAATTTGATCTTATCTTCTTCAAATTTTAATGCTGCATTGAAGCTCTTCCCTGCTTTTGACTTCATTCCCTTAATGACACTCGTTTTTCCCTTCGTACATAAATCTTTAATATGTTTTTCCGCGAGCTTTTTCCCAAGCATTTTTCCAGGGAAGGATACTTTACATCCATTAGTATTCTCAGTACAAGCATAGTAAGTTTTACGAGGAACAATACTGCCTTTTTTACAACTTGGACATATTGCGATTTCACTGTTCTTTTGAGTTTCAGCAATATTTGATTCTAAATCATCAATTTTTAATTGACCAGGAGCTTCTAGAATCAATTTATTGATAAATTTGGCAACGGTAGAGATAAAGACTTGAGGTGAACCTTCACCATTTCCAATTTTCTTGAGGTATGCTTCCCACTTTGCTGTCATAGAAGGACTTGATAAGAGATTACCTTCAATTGATTGGCAAAGGATTTCTCCTTTTTTAGTCACATCTACAATATTTTTCTTCACTTCAATGTATCCATGTCGTTTTATAGTTTCAATAATTCCACTTCGCGTAGCTTCTGTACCTAAACCTTCAATTTCTTTTAAAATCTCCATTTCCTCTTCGTTACCTATGGATTTACCGCAAGTCTTCATCATCCCGATTAATTGACCCTCTGTGTATGGCTTAGGAGGCGTTGTCATGCCTTCAATCATTTTCACGACCGCTGATACCTTTTCATGTTCTGTGAGCACTGGGATAGCTTGTAAGCTTTCCTTTTGTTTATTAGAGATTTCTTTGTTGCTTTCTTGGAAGAGCTCTTTCCAACCTTTGCTTATTTCAGTATTTCCAGTAGTAATGAAATCAAGACTATTCACGTCTGTAGTAACTTTTGTTTCTTCATAAATATAATCAGAATGGAACATCCCTAACATTGTGTTTAGTATTTCGAAATATAAATTTCGTTCTTCAATAGATAATCCTTGAAGCTTTCTTTCGGTAGGGATACTTTTTGTTGGAACAATCGCATAGTGCTCTTTTACTTTAGAATTATCTACGTATCGTTTATTGGTTTTTTTTGATGCGATTGGAAACGTGGTACCGGCAACTTTTTGATAAGCTTCAACATTATCTGCAAGATATGCAAATTCATTTTCGGTTATAAATTGTGTGTCCGTTCTTGGATAAGTAACAAGCTTCTTCTCGTATAGACCTTGTACGAGTTTTAGAACATTAGCAGGACTATATTTCCATCTTTTATTAGCAACGGCTTGTAGTGTCGATAGAGCATGCAATTTAGGTGATTTAGTTCGTTTCTCTCTTTTTATTATAGATTTAACAAAACCATCATTAACTTTTTCTATACCGTGGTGCTGAAGTAATTGCTCTACAACTTCTTTTTTCTCGCTTTTAATTTTGGCTTTACCTTTATATATCCCATTTTGAGCGGTGAAGCTTCCTTCAATTTCATAAAAAGCTTTGGGAATAAAGTTTTCAATTTCTTTTTGACGTTGATAAATAAGATATACTGTCGGTGATTGTACACGTCCAATCGATAGGCTTTCACCAAATCCTTTCTGTTGAAGAAGGAGAGTGTACAGGCGACTGCCATTCATGCCGACGAGCCAATCACTAATTTGTCTTGTTTTTGCTTCATAATAAAGCAATAAATCTTTTTGATTATCCTGCAAGTTATTGAAGCCTTTTCGCACCTCGTCAGCTTCTAGGGAGTTGATCCATAGACGTTTGATCGTTTTATTCTTAGCACCTGTCATATAGTAAATAGAGTAGAAAATATTAGATCCTTCACGATCACAATCGCAGCAATTTAAAATTGTAGAAATATTAGGATCGTTAAACAATTGCTTAATAAATGCAAACTGAACTTTTTTATCTGAGGAAACTTTATATTCATAATTTGTAGGAAGGATTGGTAAAGAAGATAAGTTCCAAGATGCCCATTCTTTTCGATATTCTTTTGGCTCTTTTAACTCTACTAAGTGTCCAATTCCCCATGTAATGACTGCCCCAGATGGGAAGGTATTGCACGCGTTCAACTCAATATGAGTTTTTTGACGAGTTTTTACTGAAAAAGCCTCTGCATATGCTTTTGCTTGAGATGGTTTTTCGGCTAGAATGGCTACTTTACTCATAACTGATCACCTTTTTTATCTTTGTATTTTAGCTACCTTTTGTTGTAAGACTTTCATTTACTGTATTTAGAGATAGCCTAGTAGATTGTAGATGACTACTTTAATATATAGTCAAAAGTATAACAAACATGTATGGGATTAAGCGAATGACGAATTCAAAAACTATTCTTGTTCACTCCGAGTAAATCCCAAATGAATAACTATTTTATCATTGAAGCTATTATTGAATTACTTTTTTGTTTTTATTGGTAGAGATAGTCTTATAGACTGGTATAATAAGGATAAGTAGATTATTTCTTGTCTAATGTAGATAGAATAATAGGAGGCTATATTAACTTCAGTACATGTTTTATCAATTGTAATAAAGGAGGAATCAATCTTTGAA
It encodes the following:
- the tnpA gene encoding IS66 family insertion sequence element accessory protein TnpA, giving the protein MKRKEKEAYWSAKIDEYQNSGLALSEWCETAEVAVHNMKYWLRKQSPVNHTARQETSWVSCVVEESIENSISLKVNHVDIEVTSGYDETLLLQVIRTLRQI
- a CDS encoding type II toxin-antitoxin system death-on-curing family toxin → MRSIAYISLEDALYVHTRTVVNSGGGMDQCIDSNRLDSILTHIQNDDYYPNIEDKLAHLFFCVCKFHCFADGNKRLAITLSTQFLLINGYMYIAKDFIGKTENISFHVAAGNINKELLHEIFSLMLIGEYDNNEEIKIKLYEAIRV
- a CDS encoding helix-turn-helix domain-containing protein; this translates as MEIEVAFGSVLKNFRIEKSLSQEALAHLCELDRTYISLMERGKRNPTLNTVFALAKGLDVLPSALVIATQEVLS
- the tnpC gene encoding IS66 family transposase translates to MRKPDKKTQLTIEELEKKNEQLEQEKKKLEAQMEWYKQQFTLLQQKRFGTSSEKTNKDQFELPLFNEAEVSSAILLVEPTLETINYTRKKRIGRADKLKDLPVEMIHYDLSDSEKVCLECDHSMHEMSTQIRKELKIIPAQVTVVEHVQHIYSCRHCEEHAIKTPIKKAEMPNPVIPKGLASPSAIAYVMTQKFADGLPLYRQEKQLERMGIPLNRQTLSNWMLSSTTRWLKPFYDELYRRLREEKVLHADETVLQVLDEPGKRAESKSYMWLYRTGRDSKTPIVLFDYQASRAKENPQKFLKGYQGYLHVDGYAAYESIQNVELAGCWAHARRKFDEALKALKGAPAGAGRTTVAKKGLDFCNRLFAIERKTKDKMPEERLEIRKNDSQPVLDDFLVWLKEQKEIVAPKTATGTAISYTLKQWPKLITFMKDGRIEIDNNRAERSIKPFVIGRKNWLFAVSTRGATSSAIAYSLVETAKENGINPFFYLQFLFEELPQRNLEKIEEFEDLMPWSKTLPKNCYIQSKK
- a CDS encoding Eco57I restriction-modification methylase domain-containing protein, with product MQNYIFNRKYIKENLARWNTANIDKFSEKHKIIKNWNYSLTQSNLTKTKEVSIQGDFLSQIFTEVLGYNGRIGKKIWNIQAEKTTEVDGTVADGSLGFYSDTISDTRVVIELKDARTDLDTKQKRSNSQSPVEQAFSYQYKHRNCKWVIVSNFKEIRLYNSSTMTEYEQFLIEDLAADEDEFIKFYHLLSFENLINRDGSSFVDELHAKNEIEELNISEAFYKEYKIARQRLYQHLVDENKEINEITLLEKTQKILDRFIFICFCEDNKLLPTNVFRQLVQTAKSSYEFSDQRIWSQLKGLFSSIDKGNQPMNINRFNGGLFKEDDVLDRLIIKDTIFYLFEKITDYDFDSELDVNLLGHIFEQSIADIEELKAEIRGEDFDKTKSKQKKEGVFYTPPFVTQFIVRRTIGEWFEQKRIDLGENELIELTEEDFRKQAEKNKNKRIKKKTNLEKHVDFYVRLQEAIREIKILDPACGSGAFLNAAFDYLHQVGTEVSSKIEELTRIPDLFALDKHILKYNLYGVDLNKESIEITKLSLWLKTANKRDPLTSLDENILCGNSVVNDSDYDANPFDWQSSFKDVFDNGGFDIVIGNPPYVRQELIVGIKKHLSKEFKETYHGRADLYVYFFEKAFQVLKPGGKMGYICSSKYTTTTYGYPLKSYLLENARIRYFMDFDDLDVFKGIIAYPSIFIADKEKGFKDHEIKYCHFEELDIALDSYFEKNWRPYQQSDMVPDTWNFLESNIYALNEKLLTKYDTLGNILGKPNAGIKTGRNPAYILSNQQAKELIEKDEVNKEIIKPYMNGKDVKPYQAAPKHSIIFPYVENKEKGELELVNIEDYPLVEQHLAQFKEKLEARAIIKDGLESGMKMWYEYQQMNKSFSFDKVYITYPDIANRSSFALTKGAVLDMTLFWIETKEPYRELAILNSSIFNFLFNLVSTDAKGGYKRFKNTFMTRIPYINVGTDQSLGRLVKDSMKHSILESRFQDSVLSFVTEKFGIQNVNEKMEKWFSIPSQEFVKELNKQKIKLSQNDEFYLFELFETKKAELNKIQEDGELLHSEINKEVVKLYGLTEEEKSFIVL
- a CDS encoding DNA-binding protein, with amino-acid sequence MVKDLTSSNTARQNIINNEFAISEIEQSMGIKGVSFEGKIMFTKEMLAIFYDVDNRTIERYVASHSEELKNNGYELLRGKRLKNFMSAYSKDFGTDIHVGTKTTVLGVFDFRTLLNVGMLLVESENARVLRQTILDIVIDTINSKTGGSTKYINQRDRDFLGAFLQEENYRREFTDALNDCVDMNQYKYALYTDKIYTSIFKENAKEYREILKLKSKDRVRDTFYSEILDLVASYECGLAEKIRKEFDNKGALLTNWEVDKIFKDFEQQSHWIPLITSGRNKMASRDLALRDAFHQQLEEYVKPLPKDEYNRFLGTEALEIEKLMQENKDVLKRLKER
- the tnpB gene encoding IS66 family insertion sequence element accessory protein TnpB (TnpB, as the term is used for proteins encoded by IS66 family insertion elements, is considered an accessory protein, since TnpC, encoded by a neighboring gene, is a DDE family transposase.) yields the protein MMNDRAVGRVYLAAGPTDLRKSIDGLAVIVQELFQLDPFSKALFVFCNRKRDKLKILFWDHNGFWLYYRRLEKGLFDWPDLESVQPLSISSRQLNWLLDGLPLNQRDAHPSVSAKKVI